tctttataaaaattacaattacaaagatatttaaaaaaattacaattacaaagaTAGTTCAAATATCTGTAGCGAAATCCCTATaactgcaaattaaatattttaattaaagaaatcgTAGGAGGTCNAATGCTTcaagcataatttatttcatttctgtcACCTCAGGTGCTATTCTCATGTGGGTAAAATTAACGGTCCGCAGAAATTATCTCTTGCTAATGGTTGTTACCAATTTGGTACAATAGTCCATGAGTTGGGACACACAATTGGCTTCTTCCACGAGCAGAACAGATCAGACAGAGATGAGTACTTGATCATTTATCTGgaaaatgttaaacaaagtaagtaaatgttttgcttctttaaaaaaaaagtatgatgagatatttaataataaacttgttCTTGGATATGTGTAGATGGGATATCTGCAAAAACAGTatgtaaatatcaaaattatttgctgCTGTTATCAAAATGGTTGAGGAGTTTATTTGATGACTCACGTAAGTGATACTTTTAGAGATAAGTTAATCAATAACATAAAGTGGATATGCTTAATAGGCAGCAATATGAGTATgcttaacttattaaaattgttcttgCCTCCACTTTAGTTTTAACGtaacaaatttttctatatttaataacCATATAACCATAGATGAACAGCCGTCTTAAATCTGAGTTTACAGCTATCGATTTTCAAATGCAGAGCCGTGTAATTTTGCTCCCGATACAGAAGACAGGAGAATTGCTGAATCAAGCATCAACTCTAACCTTTCAAATGAtcagaatacaaaattattgcgCAATTGCTTTCAGAAACAGGTCTAGTACTCGCCACtgtgcaaaaattaaaacagattttttacttttagataatGTCAATGATAGGCCTAGTTAGCCTAATGGtaagattgttttaaaactatttactgTGACACAAAGTGGTGAGTAAATTGCTTGTAAACTTAGCGGAAACgtataaaaatgtgttaacttagTGTGTGGTGCACATTTGCATGCTGCTAAGCGCACAATTCTAATATTGTCTAGCGCAAATCGACCTACGGGCATCTACTaattaactttacatttttgtgttatcttatttatatttttttgattggtATTTCACATCTTCGATGattcaaacattgaaaaaaaaataaaaaaatatatgtttcattgtttacgaaaatttatcaaagtacaaatatttacttttaaaataaaagttgaattattAAGGATTAAAACTGTAGGTGAAAGTCCGAAGTTATTTACCACGTAGCTTAGGCATGAAattgtaagtatttattatgttttagttCAAATCTATAATCTTTAATCTAGGTGTTAAGTATGCCTTCCGAAAACTTAATCcagaaagtaatattttgtacaattcATTTGATTACGATTCCATCATGATTTACGGTAACAAAGCCTTCTCCAAGAATGGAAAAGACACGATGGTGGCCAAAAATGGACAGAAATTAGTTCACCCAGCCAAAAAGCCAGGACTGTCCAAAAATGATATTGAAAGAGCAAACAAAATGTACAAAtgtaattcttattaataaataataagaacataatgtttcattatttctatGCTGCTTTATTCGACATTTGTaatattctttagttttttttcttaattacatttaattaatctcTACTAGAGATGTACCGGGTAAGCAGCTCTTACCAACCAGACTTTCATTGTCTGCTTACTACCCGACCACGGTTGACGAATTTCAATATACAGTACCGGGTACCTGCAATGGGTATTTGAATCTATACCCAGTTTCGTATAACCAGTCAAGGTTAATTTTAACTGGCACTCACTGTCTGTAACATTCATTTATACACTATGCAATCACATACGAGGTTTGCTCTGAAATTTTTGAGATACGCGCAGACGagaatttacaaaatgaaaaataacggtttaatttcaaaataaatacaaagtatttttacacagaacactatttttttactgactTACTTCAACTTGTTTAgcgtagaataaattttaagcagaaGAGAAAATAGAGTTGACGCGAGAACATTTTCGTGCTATGTTTTTCTGCGATTTCAAAGCAGGATTAAGTTAAGAAGAATGCGTTCAACGGTTGCAATTAGCTGTGATGAATCTCCAGCTCGTGCTACTGTATTCAGATGGTTTAAAGAATTTAGCAAAGGTCGGAATTCTTTTCAGGATGAAGAAGGCCACCGTCGACAGCAATCCCGGATAATGTGTCTGCCATACGAAAAATGTTAAAGGATGATAATCGCTGTGCCTACCAAATCATACAGAAGGAACTTAACATTGGATCCGCAGCCatacacaaaaattattcatgaagaattacatatgaaaaaagtaatttgccGTTGGGTTCTTTAAAATCTGAATGAGCACCAAAAACGTCGTTTTCATTCAGATGAAGAGATTGATGTGGCTATAAATGCATTTGTTTCATCCATTTCAAGAAATGAATAGCTTGAGGAATTTAATCTGTGGAAAATTCGACTACAAAAGTGCACTGATGCTGGAGGAGACTATTTTGAAcacacttaaaattttgtaagttttactttataaaCCTAGTTGTATCTCAAAAATTTCAGAGTGACACGCGTATATTATTGTTGCGAATTTGTAAATGTGAGAATATCTTTGCGAATATTCTTTTGTTATGAGACTAAATATATcagataaatagtttaattaaaaaaaaccacagGGAAACTACGTAAATCTATCGTaatttagagagaaaaataacATCTAATTATTCCTAAATATAGACTTGGTTTTGAGACATTTGTCCAGACATGGCTATATTTTGCTAccatttttgcacaaaaatagtgcataatgaaaattaaagttttaaagctATAGGAATAATACAAGAATATTCTAGAATCGTGTCGAAATTCCGGGGTTTCGTTGCcaaatctatataaatattagtgTGCCTAGTGAGATCAACCTTGGACATTGCGTCATTCAAATATATTCTCTATAATACTCAGATTATCGCTGCTAACCCACTAAGTTCTGACAACTATCCAGTAATTTTAACCTTAGATACAGTTATGCTCAACTTCAACACTCCGGGTCAGCTCAACACTGACTGGACGAAATTCTCGAGCGTGTTGAATGACAATCCCtaacaaatttcaaaacgtTGGATGATGCTAAAAATTCcgttaatgaaataaacaaaattattaataacactaGAAAGTAATACTTCAAATAATAATCTACTCCCAAATTCTCTCAAAAACCTACCCCcagatattattaataaaatagaaaacaaaactatgtgcgttaaatttggcaaaaaactcgagatctaaataatttaaggaCAATACGTGGACTCCCAAATGAGAGCAAATCGGACATAaaagaatttcaagaaaaatccTGGAATGATATTTGTGAAACCTTAACTGATGATCATACTGCATTTTGGAAGGCCCTTAAGACGAAACATCGATTCTATCAAAGAATGCCCCTCCACCCTTATAGTCTCACAGATAATGTTTTACTCTCTAATGAGAACGCGGAAGCTATTGCTAATTCGCTCCATGAGCAATTTAAGCCGCATAACTTTCTTGGTAATGAAAACAcagctatttttaaaagctacagTCAAAGACAAGCTTGTAAACCCTTATGAAGCAGAAGTACAGGTTACTGAAATTCAGGAAGTTATGCAAACATtgaacacaagaaaaaaaaacctggtatagttaacattttaattgcCTGATCAAAGTTTTCCccttaaataaatactatttattactttcagtaataattttatgatggagcgatcatattttccaaatatttggaAGACTGCATTAATAATTCCTATTCCAAAATCA
The nucleotide sequence above comes from Parasteatoda tepidariorum isolate YZ-2023 chromosome 6, CAS_Ptep_4.0, whole genome shotgun sequence. Encoded proteins:
- the LOC107449486 gene encoding astacin-like metalloprotease toxin 5, which produces MEITLLLISLFTVTLAEFIQLSPDQEKEATLALENPDLYDGDMAGIDGPLDIERNVIASKRWRWPNATIPYVIHSSIRSSRVALIKKAMDNFHNNTCIQFVPRTDERNYVSIFIGTGCYSHVGKINGPQKLSLANGCYQFGTIVHELGHTIGFFHEQNRSDRDEYLIIYLENVKQSVKYAFRKLNPESNILYNSFDYDSIMIYGNKAFSKNGKDTMVAKNGQKLVHPAKKPGLSKNDIERANKMYKCNSY